The following are encoded together in the Rana temporaria chromosome 12, aRanTem1.1, whole genome shotgun sequence genome:
- the LOC120918331 gene encoding submandibular gland secretory Glx-rich protein CB-like, translated as MKPNLEIGSLVPKPKFPKKSAGNWTILVQVEKMNSSTTKDHNQKLPSQTTKDLSPKPPKNHHRQPQSQTTKDHQRPPSQTTKDHGHRQPKTTIKDNRRPPSQTTKGHHHRQPKATITDNQRPPSQTTKGHHHRQPKATITDNQRPPSQTTKGHHHRLPKATITDNQRPPSQTTKDHDHRQPKATITDNQRPPSQTTKGHHHRLPKATITDNQRPPSQTTKDHDHRRPKTTITYDQRPPSQVTKGHHHR; from the exons ATGAAGCCAAACCTAGAAATCGGAAGTTtggtccccaaaccaaaattcCCCAAAAAGAGCGCGGGCAATTGGACTATCTTGGTGCAGGTTGAAAAGATGAATTCAAGT ACTACCAAAGACCACAACCAAAAGCTACCATCACAGACAACCAAAGATCTCAGTCCCAAACCACCAAAGAACCATCACAGACAACCACAGTCACAGACCACCAAAGACCACCAAAGACCACCGTCACAGACCACAAAAGACCACGGTCACAGACAACCAAAGACCACCATCAAGGACAACCGAAGACCACCATCACAGACAACCAAAGGCCACCATCACAGACAACCAAAGGCCACCATCACAGACAACCAAAGACCACCATCACAGACAACCAAAGGCCACCATCACAGACAACCAAAGGCCACCATCACAGACAACCAAAGGCCACCATCACAGACAACCAAAGGCCACCATCACAGACTACCAAAGGCCACCATCACAGACAACCAAAGACCACCATCACAGACAACCAAAGACCACGATCACAGACAACCAAAGGCCACCATCACAGACAACCAAAGGCCACCATCACAGACTACCAAAGGCCACCATCACAGACTACCAAAGGCCACCATCACAGACAACCAAAGACCACCATCACAGACAACCAAAGACCACGATCACAGACGACCAAAGACCACCATCACATACGACCAAAGACCACCATCACAGGTGACCAAAGGCCACCATCACAGATAA